From a single Nissabacter sp. SGAir0207 genomic region:
- the gspC gene encoding type II secretion system protein GspC has product MHNNLVRSLFSRGALLNTLLMIVASLLLILCIHLTMLIITKITPDTANNKIELNQFSLGSLPDGLFAAESLTGPSSARAVAATAMPALTLKGLMASSDPSRALAIIAGPQSEESYRIGETIAGTGSWLIKEISANQVILQEGGRLATLYLDTEGSATGDGQLAASGQPLAAYLALSPVYSKGKLLGYHVNPKGNSLVYRKIGLLKDDVIIKINDQSLQDEVGAKAAVSALGALREAKFTVLREQTPQHIFINLDSIESSSDK; this is encoded by the coding sequence ATGCATAATAATTTGGTGCGCTCCCTTTTTTCCAGGGGTGCGCTGTTAAATACATTGTTAATGATAGTTGCGTCACTCCTCTTAATTTTATGTATCCATTTAACAATGTTAATTATCACTAAAATAACACCCGATACGGCCAATAATAAAATTGAACTGAATCAGTTCTCATTGGGCTCGCTCCCCGATGGCCTGTTTGCCGCCGAATCTTTAACCGGCCCCTCATCGGCTCGTGCTGTGGCTGCCACAGCCATGCCAGCGCTGACGCTGAAGGGCCTGATGGCCAGTAGCGATCCATCGCGGGCGCTGGCCATTATTGCCGGGCCGCAAAGCGAGGAGAGCTATCGCATCGGTGAGACGATTGCAGGCACCGGGTCGTGGCTCATCAAGGAGATCAGCGCCAATCAGGTTATCCTGCAAGAGGGTGGGCGCCTGGCTACGCTCTATCTGGACACAGAGGGGTCAGCCACGGGCGATGGCCAGTTGGCCGCATCAGGTCAGCCTCTGGCTGCCTATCTGGCCCTGAGCCCTGTTTATAGTAAAGGCAAACTGTTGGGGTATCACGTTAATCCCAAAGGAAATAGTCTGGTATATAGAAAAATTGGATTACTTAAGGATGATGTCATTATCAAAATAAATGACCAGTCCCTTCAGGATGAGGTCGGTGCCAAAGCGGCAGTTTCAGCGCTGGGAGCCTTGCGGGAGGCAAAATTTACAGTATTGAGAGAGCAAACACCTCAACACATCTTTATTAACCTGGATAGTATTGAATCCTCATCGGATAAGTAA
- a CDS encoding ExeA family protein, which yields MSINPFSSKGFYYNARLSAAVTYLQHQITLGGCILIDGKPGTGKSALAAQLVSQSGRKPLALTAAVDGQAGGIGRWLLTALGIDDNPALNPAQRVLKVMKHFNATASRGTHWLVTIDQAEALSVESYHFLSALQSGLSSPHVTFLLIGQARKMAAIAPRALLRRLIHTRYRLQPMSAAESRAFIVEQLAAAGVEQPLFSEPVLRMAHQAAGGKPALLKAIAHAALTVAYAERSETVTRRQMGIALHALGLSAGSRRGLAMWLLLSALIAGTLGWTYYAPLQPWLPLSSWLTPPPPKVPAPAPRIEDQQSGPQEGMSQLFHVWGYRVEPAEAYCEQAERAQLICQKSQETLDAMVANGMPWMGSLKVNDRLIYVTVVKVTGSDVDVLIHDQTWTLKRDWFSQVWQGDAVQLWPLTPEGKSQVGRTSSAQDIAWLDKALSDILQLPPARRPVWGSALINRIKQFQQRENLKADGVVGLGTLLAIAKAQGTQPSLVTEDKGE from the coding sequence ATGTCGATAAATCCTTTCAGCAGCAAAGGGTTCTATTATAACGCGCGCCTTTCGGCCGCCGTCACGTACCTGCAGCACCAGATCACGCTGGGGGGCTGCATCCTTATTGATGGCAAGCCCGGTACCGGGAAATCAGCCCTGGCCGCGCAGCTGGTCAGCCAGAGTGGCAGAAAGCCGCTGGCCCTGACCGCCGCTGTCGATGGGCAGGCGGGGGGAATCGGTAGATGGTTGCTCACGGCGTTGGGCATTGATGACAATCCGGCACTCAACCCGGCACAACGGGTGTTGAAGGTGATGAAACACTTCAACGCTACCGCGTCCCGTGGAACGCATTGGCTGGTGACGATTGATCAGGCGGAAGCGCTGTCGGTTGAGAGTTACCATTTTCTCTCTGCACTCCAGAGTGGGCTCTCTTCGCCCCATGTCACCTTCTTGCTGATTGGTCAGGCGCGCAAAATGGCCGCCATCGCGCCACGTGCCTTATTGCGTCGGCTGATCCACACGCGTTATCGACTCCAGCCAATGAGTGCAGCGGAGAGCCGGGCATTCATCGTTGAGCAATTGGCCGCCGCGGGGGTAGAGCAGCCGCTGTTCAGTGAACCCGTCCTTCGGATGGCCCATCAGGCTGCTGGCGGTAAGCCCGCCCTATTAAAAGCCATCGCCCATGCGGCCCTGACGGTGGCCTATGCCGAACGAAGCGAGACAGTGACCCGTCGCCAGATGGGCATCGCGTTGCACGCGTTGGGTCTGTCTGCCGGTAGCCGACGGGGATTGGCAATGTGGTTGCTGCTCTCTGCGCTGATCGCTGGCACGCTGGGCTGGACCTATTACGCCCCCCTCCAACCGTGGTTGCCGTTGTCCAGCTGGCTAACGCCACCGCCGCCGAAAGTTCCTGCCCCGGCGCCCCGCATTGAGGATCAACAGAGTGGCCCACAGGAGGGAATGAGCCAGCTGTTCCATGTCTGGGGCTACCGTGTGGAGCCAGCAGAGGCGTACTGCGAGCAGGCCGAGCGCGCGCAGCTCATCTGCCAGAAAAGCCAGGAGACGCTGGATGCAATGGTGGCGAATGGAATGCCGTGGATGGGCAGCCTGAAGGTAAATGACCGGCTGATCTATGTCACGGTGGTGAAAGTAACGGGTAGCGACGTGGATGTCCTGATTCACGATCAGACCTGGACGCTGAAACGTGATTGGTTCAGCCAGGTCTGGCAGGGCGATGCCGTCCAGCTATGGCCACTGACCCCTGAGGGTAAAAGTCAGGTGGGGCGTACCAGCTCTGCCCAGGATATCGCCTGGCTTGATAAGGCCCTTAGCGACATCCTTCAGCTCCCGCCTGCCCGTCGACCAGTATGGGGAAGCGCGCTGATAAACCGCATCAAACAGTTCCAGCAACGCGAAAACCTAAAGGCGGATGGCGTGGTTGGCTTAGGCACATTATTGGCGATCGCCAAAGCGCAGGGCACACAGCCCTCATTAGTGACAGAGGATAAGGGGGAGTAA
- the rpsJ gene encoding 30S ribosomal protein S10 has translation MQNQRIRIRLKAFDHRLIDQSTAEIVETAKRTGAQVRGPIPLPTRKERFTVLISPHVNKDARDQYEIRTHKRLVDIVEPTEKTVDALMRLDLAAGVDVQISLG, from the coding sequence ATGCAGAACCAAAGAATCCGTATCCGCCTGAAAGCGTTTGATCATCGTCTGATCGATCAATCAACCGCGGAAATCGTCGAGACTGCTAAGCGCACTGGTGCGCAAGTCCGTGGTCCGATCCCGCTGCCGACCCGCAAAGAGCGCTTCACCGTTCTGATCTCCCCGCACGTCAACAAAGATGCGCGTGATCAGTACGAAATCCGCACTCACAAGCGTCTGGTTGACATCGTTGAGCCAACCGAGAAAACCGTTGATGCTCTGATGCGTCTGGATCTGGCTGCCGGTGTAGACGTGCAGATCAGCCTGGGTTAA
- the rplC gene encoding 50S ribosomal protein L3, with product MIGLVGKKVGMTRIFTEEGVSIPVTVIEIEANRVTQVKDLDNDGYRAIQVTTGAKKANRVTKPEAGHFAKAGVEAGRLLREFRLSEGEEFTVGQSISVEIFADVKKVDVTGTSKGKGFAGTVKRWNFRTQDATHGNSLSHRVPGSIGQNQTPGKVFKGKKMAGQLGNERVTVQSLDVVRVDAERNLLLVKGAVPGATGSNLIVKPAVKA from the coding sequence ATGATTGGTTTAGTCGGTAAAAAAGTGGGTATGACCCGCATCTTCACAGAAGAAGGCGTTTCTATCCCTGTAACCGTTATCGAAATTGAAGCAAACCGCGTTACCCAGGTTAAAGATCTGGACAACGACGGCTACCGCGCTATCCAGGTTACCACTGGTGCTAAAAAAGCAAACCGTGTAACCAAACCGGAAGCGGGTCACTTCGCTAAAGCTGGCGTTGAAGCTGGCCGCCTGCTGCGTGAATTCCGTCTGTCAGAAGGCGAAGAGTTCACTGTTGGTCAGAGCATTAGCGTTGAAATTTTCGCTGACGTCAAAAAAGTAGACGTTACCGGTACTTCTAAAGGTAAAGGTTTTGCTGGCACTGTTAAGCGCTGGAACTTCCGTACCCAAGACGCTACCCACGGTAACTCCTTGTCTCACCGCGTTCCGGGTTCTATCGGTCAGAACCAGACTCCGGGCAAAGTGTTCAAAGGCAAGAAAATGGCAGGCCAGCTGGGTAATGAGCGCGTAACCGTTCAGAGCCTGGACGTAGTACGTGTTGACGCTGAGCGCAACCTGCTGCTGGTTAAGGGTGCTGTTCCGGGAGCTACCGGTAGCAACCTGATCGTTAAACCAGCTGTTAAAGCGTGA
- the rplD gene encoding 50S ribosomal protein L4: protein MELVLKDAQSALTVSETTFGRDFNEALVHQVVVAYAAGARQGTRAQKTRAEVTGSGKKPWRQKGTGRARSGSVKSPIWRSGGVTFAAKPQDHSQKVNKKMYRGALKSILSELVRQDRLIVVEKFSVEAPKTKLLAQKLKDMALEDVLIITGELDENLFLAARNLYKVDVRDVAGIDPVSLIAFDKVVMTADAVKQVEEMLA from the coding sequence ATGGAATTAGTATTGAAAGACGCGCAGAGCGCGCTGACTGTTTCCGAAACCACCTTCGGTCGTGATTTTAACGAAGCGCTGGTTCACCAGGTTGTTGTTGCTTACGCAGCAGGCGCCCGCCAGGGTACTCGCGCGCAGAAAACTCGCGCTGAAGTAACCGGTTCTGGCAAAAAACCGTGGCGTCAGAAAGGCACCGGCCGTGCGCGTTCTGGTTCTGTAAAGAGCCCGATCTGGCGTTCTGGTGGCGTGACCTTCGCTGCGAAACCGCAGGACCACAGTCAAAAAGTAAACAAAAAGATGTACCGCGGCGCGCTGAAAAGCATCCTGTCCGAGCTGGTACGTCAAGATCGTCTGATCGTTGTCGAGAAGTTCTCTGTTGAAGCACCGAAAACCAAGCTGCTGGCACAGAAACTGAAAGACATGGCGCTGGAAGACGTGCTGATCATCACCGGTGAACTGGACGAGAACCTGTTCCTGGCTGCCCGTAACCTGTACAAGGTTGACGTGCGTGATGTTGCTGGCATCGACCCAGTTAGCCTGATCGCCTTCGACAAAGTGGTTATGACTGCTGATGCTGTGAAGCAAGTTGAGGAGATGCTGGCATGA
- the rplW gene encoding 50S ribosomal protein L23 → MIREERLLKVLRAPHVSEKASTAMEKTNTIVLKVAKDATKAEIKAAVQKLFEVEVNDVRTLIVKGKVKRHGQRIGRRSDWKKAYVTLKEGQNLDFIGGAE, encoded by the coding sequence ATGATCCGTGAAGAACGTCTGCTGAAAGTACTGCGCGCGCCGCACGTTTCTGAAAAAGCGTCTACTGCGATGGAAAAAACCAACACCATCGTTCTCAAAGTTGCTAAAGACGCGACCAAAGCAGAAATCAAAGCTGCCGTGCAGAAACTGTTTGAAGTCGAAGTTAATGATGTTCGCACCCTGATCGTTAAAGGGAAAGTGAAGCGTCATGGACAGCGTATCGGTCGTCGTAGCGACTGGAAAAAAGCTTACGTCACCCTGAAAGAAGGCCAGAATCTGGACTTCATCGGCGGCGCAGAGTAA
- the rplB gene encoding 50S ribosomal protein L2, with the protein MAIVKCKPTSPGRRHVVKVVNPELHKGKPYAPLLEKLSKSGGRNNNGRITTRHIGGGHKQHYRLVDFKRNKDGIAAVVERLEYDPNRSANIALVLYKDGERRYILAPKGLKVGDQIQSGVDAAIKAGNTLPMRNIPVGSTVHNVEMKPGKGGQLARSAGAYVQIVARDGSYVTLRLRSGEMRKVLADCRATLGEVGNAEHMLRVLGKAGAARWRGVRPTVRGTAMNPVDHPHGGGEGRNFGKHPVTPWGVQTKGKKTRSNKRTDKFIVRRRSKK; encoded by the coding sequence ATGGCAATTGTTAAATGTAAACCTACATCTCCGGGTCGTCGCCACGTTGTTAAAGTGGTTAACCCTGAGCTGCACAAGGGTAAACCTTATGCCCCGCTGCTGGAAAAACTGAGCAAAAGCGGTGGTCGTAACAACAATGGCCGTATCACCACCCGTCATATCGGTGGTGGCCACAAGCAACACTATCGTCTGGTTGACTTCAAACGCAACAAAGACGGTATCGCTGCAGTGGTTGAGCGTCTGGAGTACGATCCGAACCGTTCCGCGAACATCGCGCTGGTTCTGTACAAAGACGGCGAACGCCGTTACATCCTGGCGCCGAAAGGCCTGAAAGTGGGTGATCAGATTCAATCTGGCGTTGATGCGGCAATCAAAGCGGGTAACACCCTGCCGATGCGCAACATCCCGGTTGGTTCAACGGTTCACAACGTAGAGATGAAACCGGGCAAAGGCGGCCAGCTGGCTCGCTCTGCAGGTGCCTACGTTCAGATCGTTGCACGTGATGGTTCCTACGTTACCCTGCGTCTGCGCTCCGGCGAAATGCGCAAAGTTCTGGCTGACTGCCGCGCTACTCTGGGCGAAGTCGGTAACGCAGAACACATGCTGCGCGTCCTGGGTAAAGCAGGTGCTGCACGTTGGCGTGGTGTTCGTCCTACCGTTCGCGGTACTGCGATGAACCCAGTCGATCACCCGCACGGTGGTGGTGAAGGTCGTAACTTTGGTAAGCACCCGGTAACTCCGTGGGGCGTTCAGACCAAAGGTAAGAAGACCCGTAGCAACAAGCGTACTGATAAATTCATCGTACGTCGCCGTAGTAAAAAATAA
- the rpsS gene encoding 30S ribosomal protein S19: MPRSLKKGPFIDLHLLKKVEKAVESGDKKPIRTWSRRSTVFPNMIGLTIAVHNGRQHVPVFVSDEMVGHKLGEFAPTRTYRGHAADKKAKKR; encoded by the coding sequence ATGCCACGTTCTCTCAAGAAAGGTCCATTTATTGACCTGCACTTGCTGAAGAAGGTAGAGAAAGCGGTGGAAAGCGGAGACAAGAAGCCAATTCGCACTTGGTCCCGTCGTTCAACGGTCTTTCCAAACATGATCGGTTTGACCATCGCTGTCCATAATGGTCGTCAGCACGTACCGGTATTTGTTTCCGACGAAATGGTCGGTCACAAGCTGGGTGAATTTGCGCCGACCCGTACTTATCGCGGCCACGCGGCCGATAAAAAGGCCAAGAAGCGCTAA
- the rplV gene encoding 50S ribosomal protein L22 has translation METIAKHRHARSSAQKVRLVADLIRGKKVSQALETLTYTNKKAAGLVKKVLESAIANAEHNDGADIDDLKVTKIFVDEGPSMKRIMPRAKGRADRILKRTSHITVVVSDR, from the coding sequence ATGGAAACTATCGCTAAACATCGCCACGCTCGTTCTTCTGCTCAGAAGGTTCGCCTTGTTGCTGACCTGATTCGCGGTAAGAAAGTGTCGCAAGCTCTGGAAACACTGACCTACACCAACAAGAAAGCTGCTGGTCTGGTTAAGAAAGTGCTGGAGTCTGCCATTGCTAACGCAGAACACAACGATGGCGCTGACATCGATGATCTGAAAGTTACGAAAATCTTCGTAGACGAAGGCCCGAGCATGAAGCGCATTATGCCGCGTGCAAAAGGTCGTGCAGATCGTATCCTGAAGCGCACCAGCCACATCACTGTGGTTGTGTCCGATCGCTGA
- the rpsC gene encoding 30S ribosomal protein S3 translates to MGQKVHPNGIRLGIVKPWNSTWYANTKEFADNLDSDFKVRQYLTKELSKASVSRIVIERPAKSIRVTIHTARPGIVIGKKGEDVEKLRKVVADIAGVPAQINIAEVRKPELDAKLVADSITSQLERRVMFRRAMKRAVQNAMRLGAKGIKVEVSGRLGGAEIARTEWYREGRVPLHTLRADIDYNTSEAHTTYGVIGVKVWIFKGEILGGMAAVEQPEKPAAQPKKQQRKGRK, encoded by the coding sequence ATGGGTCAGAAAGTACATCCTAATGGGATCCGACTGGGTATTGTCAAACCTTGGAACTCTACCTGGTACGCGAATACCAAAGAATTCGCTGACAACCTGGACAGCGACTTTAAAGTTCGTCAATACCTGACGAAAGAACTGTCGAAAGCCTCCGTCTCTCGCATCGTGATCGAGCGTCCGGCTAAGAGCATCCGTGTGACCATTCACACCGCTCGACCGGGCATCGTAATCGGTAAGAAAGGCGAAGACGTCGAAAAACTGCGCAAGGTCGTAGCGGACATCGCTGGCGTGCCGGCGCAGATCAACATCGCCGAAGTTCGTAAACCAGAACTGGACGCAAAATTGGTTGCTGACAGCATCACTTCTCAGCTGGAACGTCGCGTTATGTTCCGTCGTGCTATGAAGCGTGCTGTACAGAACGCAATGCGTCTGGGCGCTAAAGGTATCAAAGTTGAAGTAAGCGGCCGTCTGGGCGGCGCTGAAATCGCGCGTACCGAATGGTACCGTGAAGGTCGTGTTCCGTTGCACACCCTGCGTGCGGACATCGACTACAACACCTCCGAAGCGCACACCACTTATGGTGTTATCGGCGTAAAAGTGTGGATCTTCAAAGGTGAGATCCTGGGTGGTATGGCTGCCGTTGAACAACCGGAAAAACCGGCTGCTCAACCTAAAAAGCAGCAGCGTAAAGGCCGCAAGTAA
- the rplP gene encoding 50S ribosomal protein L16, whose protein sequence is MLQPKRTKFRKVHKGRNRGLAQGTDVSFGTFGLKAVGRGRLTARQIEAARRAMTRAVKRQGKIWIRVFPDKPITEKPLEVRMGKGKGNVEYWVALIQPGKVLYEMDGVPEELAREAFKLAAAKLPIKTTFVTKTVM, encoded by the coding sequence ATGTTACAACCAAAGCGTACAAAATTCCGTAAGGTGCACAAAGGCCGCAACCGTGGCCTGGCGCAAGGTACGGATGTGAGCTTCGGCACTTTCGGTCTGAAAGCTGTTGGCCGTGGTCGCCTGACTGCTCGTCAAATTGAAGCAGCACGTCGTGCGATGACCCGTGCAGTTAAGCGTCAAGGTAAGATCTGGATCCGTGTATTCCCGGACAAACCGATCACCGAGAAGCCGCTGGAAGTTCGTATGGGTAAAGGTAAGGGTAACGTAGAGTATTGGGTAGCCCTGATCCAACCTGGTAAGGTTCTGTACGAAATGGACGGCGTGCCGGAAGAGCTGGCCCGTGAAGCGTTCAAGCTGGCAGCAGCTAAACTGCCTATCAAAACCACCTTTGTAACTAAGACGGTGATGTAA
- the rpmC gene encoding 50S ribosomal protein L29 — protein sequence MKAQELREKSVEELNTELLNLLREQFNLRMQAASGQLQQTHLLKQVRRDVARVKTLLTEKAGA from the coding sequence ATGAAAGCACAAGAGCTGCGCGAAAAGAGCGTTGAAGAGCTGAACACTGAGCTGCTCAACCTGCTGCGTGAGCAATTCAATCTGCGCATGCAGGCAGCAAGTGGCCAGCTGCAACAGACTCACCTGTTGAAGCAAGTGCGCCGTGATGTCGCACGTGTGAAGACTTTACTGACTGAGAAGGCGGGCGCGTAA
- the rpsQ gene encoding 30S ribosomal protein S17 has protein sequence MSDNIRTLQGRVVSDKMEKSIVVAIERFVKHPIYGKFIKRTTKLHVHDENNECGIGDVVEIRECRPLSKTKSWTLVRVVEKAIL, from the coding sequence ATGAGTGACAATATCCGTACTCTGCAAGGTCGTGTTGTCAGTGACAAGATGGAAAAATCCATCGTTGTTGCGATTGAGCGTTTTGTGAAACACCCGATCTACGGTAAATTCATCAAACGTACGACCAAGCTGCACGTTCACGACGAGAACAACGAATGCGGTATCGGTGACGTGGTAGAAATCCGCGAATGCCGTCCGCTGTCTAAGACTAAATCTTGGACGCTGGTTCGCGTTGTAGAGAAAGCGATTCTGTAA
- the rplN gene encoding 50S ribosomal protein L14, translated as MIQEQTMLNVADNSGARRVMCIKVLGGSHRRYAGVGDIIKITIKEAIPRGKVKKGDVLKAVVVRTKKGVRRPDGSVVRFDGNACVLLNNNSEQPIGTRIFGPVTRELRSEKFMKIISLAPEVL; from the coding sequence ATGATCCAAGAACAGACTATGCTGAACGTGGCCGACAACTCCGGTGCACGTCGCGTAATGTGTATCAAGGTTCTAGGTGGCTCGCACCGTCGCTACGCAGGCGTCGGCGATATCATCAAGATCACCATCAAGGAAGCAATTCCTCGTGGCAAGGTGAAGAAAGGCGATGTGCTGAAGGCGGTAGTGGTGCGCACCAAGAAGGGTGTACGTCGCCCGGACGGTTCTGTCGTTCGCTTCGATGGCAATGCTTGTGTTCTGTTGAACAACAACAGCGAGCAGCCAATCGGTACGCGTATTTTTGGGCCGGTAACTCGTGAACTGCGTTCTGAAAAGTTCATGAAAATCATCTCTCTGGCACCAGAAGTACTCTAA
- the rplX gene encoding 50S ribosomal protein L24, with amino-acid sequence MAAKIRRDDEVIVLTGKDKGKRGKVKSVLSAGKVIVEGINLVKKHQKPVPALNQPGGIVEKEAAIQVSNVALYNAATGKADRVGFRFEDGKKVRFFKSNSETIK; translated from the coding sequence ATGGCAGCGAAAATCCGTCGCGATGACGAAGTTATCGTGCTGACCGGCAAAGATAAAGGTAAGCGCGGTAAAGTTAAAAGTGTCCTGTCTGCTGGTAAGGTCATTGTAGAAGGTATCAACCTGGTTAAGAAACATCAGAAGCCGGTTCCGGCCCTGAACCAACCAGGTGGCATCGTTGAAAAAGAAGCCGCTATTCAGGTTTCCAACGTTGCACTTTACAATGCGGCCACCGGCAAGGCTGACCGTGTAGGCTTTAGATTCGAAGACGGCAAAAAAGTCCGTTTCTTCAAGTCTAACAGCGAAACTATTAAGTAA